AGTAGTTGGCGTtgaattcgtcgctttttgcaTATCACGAGGGCGAAACTGCGGTTAAAAAAGgtagttttattatagaaGTGTTGTACACTGTATACGCTACataagtattaataatattttgaaaatgtataGGCATAATCTTCGAATTGATCCGCATATCTTATGATGGTTATTATTGTTCAATACaattaaacataatacatCAATAAGTTTTCTTacttcacattaaaaaaacaaagggGTATtgtccaaaaaatatattttattgtagtaGACAACACGAGGCGCGCGCCCGGTGCCCAGCCTGCACTGCGCGCGAGCCCCACAACAACGCTTCGCTATCTACGTCCAGCTCTCGGTTTTAATAAttggaataatttatttaataattacaacgCTTTTTTTATCTGTCCGTAGTTTAACATTAGGTATAACTAACTTCGTCTTGTATAACTTGGTGTAAGAACAGCCTTCAGGAATTGAAATAGGGTGGCGCAATATACGCCTCACAGCACTGTTTCCATTTCCACTCGTGTCCGCTCTCtggaaaaagataatttaaataataattaatgtaaacaTTACAAGGGGTGTAAACTATCAGCATTGCACGGCACTTGTACTTATAAGAAACTAGATTATGCGGGGCCTTgctcccgtgggaaattccagaaaaaacCTAAGGTATATTATTCCTATGGTCTATCTACCTAtgcaccaaatttcatcaaaatctgcttaaaagtttttaagtttattcattacaaaaatacaaatcttttcttgtATTATAAGTGAAGATTACTGCATTATTAAATCAAAGTCTAGGTACTTTTGCAGACCAAAactatataatgtatgtaatataactTCTTCGATCTTTTTATAGAAATCTTAGGAATCTATATCGTATTACATATATCATAAAACACCAAGAATCTTATATTTAggcaataaaaaatgaataaacctAGAGCGCAGATCGCCACACGATAGCGGTCGATCAAGATCGGGCAGAAGATCGGCGGGCGCATGCAGCGTGCGGGGGCGCGTGGCGTCGTGCGAGCGGTCGGGCCCGTCCCCGCCGGCCAGCAGCGCCGCCGCCGACGCCAGCCGACGCGGCGGCGGCTGCAGCCCGTGCGCGGCCAGCGCCGCTGCGAGCTGCCGTGCGCGCGCCATTGCGGCGTCGCGCTCGTGCCGCGCTCGCCATACCTTTACATTTGAACGGTATTGAGTGCAGCGTTCCCCGCTCGCCAAAGAGGGGAGGCAACCGGGGAAGACgccataataaattatgttattgaGGCGTGTTAACAAACACCAcatcaaaaatatgtttaccatttgtgcaaaataaaattttacttaggtatttttaatgaattaaatatctACCTGCTGCAAATGTCCAACAGAAATTTTTAAGCAAGGTAGGCATAGGTAATGAGGTGGTTTCCAGTATTGCAGAACCATCCAATATACGGTTCCATTCCCCTATAAGtactttacattttattctgctaacaaataaatataagttacaCGTTTCCAACAGGTATTTTAGTAGCTCGAAACACGGCATAAAATCACAGCCTACGATAAATCCGAGTAAAGCATATTCCTAagttataaattgtttttcctGACTCAATGATAGCCACTTAACATTGTTGTGTTAAGTACCTGTGCAGCACAGGCAGCAGAACGGCAGTGGCCTCGGCTCCCAGACCCGAACCCGCGCGCCGCAGCTTCCACCACAGCCCCGTGGAACGATAAAGATTGTCCTGAAAacaatttagttaaatatatttaagagaGACTAAAGGTACCGAAATAGGAAATCTTAACCATAGACAAGGAGACAGGAATACTGACAGAAATTGCTATAGAACTTGTTGAAGACTATTTTTAAACAGTGTAACCTCATAGACAAGGCGGCGAGCGGGAAACAGTTTCCCGCGTACGCCGCGATATAAGACCGCATGTACCTGAAACAACAGCTTTACCACCAAAATACCCGTCATCAGCATCAGGAATACTGATAAATTCTCCCCAAGAGCCAGCGTGTCTAATTATGTTCTTTAAAGTAATCTTACCCATAGACAAGGAGACGAGCGCGCAACAATTTCCTGCGCTAGACGCCGCGAGGTGAGACCGCATGTATTTAAAGTACACATGCTCCAGCAGTAACAACAGCGCTGCCAGAAGAATACCCGCCATCAACAGCAGGAATGCTGACAGAAACTGCTCCAGAGCCAACGGGTCTGATGACTTGTGCTCTTGCTTGTTGGGCTTACACGTGCCCGTCATCCAATATCTATGAACAAAGCCAACAAAAGATTGTTAAagtgatagatttttttttctagcaATGTATTAAAAAGAACATACTTAGAGAAAATAATAGACACTTAGACTTTATGGCGATAAAAGATCATAATACCTTATAACTATAGGTAACTTTTATTCGTCTTTTAAGGTtacaaacagaaataaatattacctacAAAAACTTTAACTCACCTACGTAGTCTTTCCAGGTCTCCATTGGATCGTAAATCGAGTAATCTTTTGTTgaacatacttaaatatttggaGTTTCGAGTAAATGCTAGGCCATATCCGGACATGCCGTACCATGAACCAACCGTCACAAGGCGACAGTCTTCGTCCTATGGGAAAGAAGTACGCATTAGTAATTTGTCCGGATGTAGGTATCTGgcaaaaaagaacaataaatTCAGCAAAagcgattttaaaataaaaacctgaccattaattaaatacctagGTACCCAAAAATTATCAATTGTTGTTATTTGTAACTTACTTGGGATACTAAATAATCTAACACGGTTCCGTCATAAATAAATGCATCCAGCTCTCCTGTCAGGACGCTTGCCACGCCCAAATTTATCGTACTACGGTTGTAtctgtaaaataaacacatgTTCATGTTTAGGggttttaataaagtttcgTCAAATTAAAGGAAACTATTCCAGTACAACAAAATATCGCACCACTCATCAGTACAtgcatctcagtttggtctaAAGGCTCGACTGACAGAGAATGCCATATGGCATTTAGTCCACCTGTCGCACATTTAATGtacattaagtttaaataaaataaaaatgcagcAAACGGCCTCTTAAATAGTTGCAGTGTCGAAGAACAATCGCGTTTACAAACCTAGGTATTCAAATTTCTATAAATGCTAATTCAACGAGGGCAATAACCTGATGATAATGAAATAGGTAGAACGCTAGTTGAAATTGGCATAATACTTACTGAGCCCTGTAGGCTTGAGCATTTTTGAAATACTTTGCAAGAGTTGCATCAGTATGCGACCACGGCACCGTTCCAAACTTTAGGCCAGGTCGCTGCGACTGTGGCATCGCTATCCTAGGATCGTTCAACCCGCTCAGCTCGTGGAATTCTTCCCGAGTTATCATGAACGCGGCTAAGTTAGCAGTGTATATAGCCAAAAATACCACGGCAAACATAGCCCACATGTTCGTCATAAAACGAGCGGTGAAACCTCGAGGCGAGTCCACATGAACAGATGCCTGGAAATCACGATTGGTTTTGTAagagttttaagtaaattaatcaACCAAGTAATGTAGGCAAACAAAATGTATATTAGGTACCTGAAATAGAACAGCCCACACAATCCAATAGGTCCGACAAAGCGAAAAGCGATTTTGCGGAACACGCTTTGAATTATGACCTGTTGAACAATCAAAGCCACTTGGAGACAACCATTCGAAGAAGAATATGGAGAAGGTTGCGGCTTGTATCGCAACAGCGCCCACCAGCATCCAAGATGCTGTATCAAACGGTTCTAGAAAGGCTGTTGGGGATATAATCCCTGTCCGTTTTGCTACGACGATGGCAATTCCTGTCTCCATGAATGGTACACTGAAGTCGACCACGGCTTCTCGATCAGAATTTATGATCAACGATGTCAAAACCTATGAACAAAATGAAACAGATTATGTTACCTCAAATACGATATATAAATTTGAGTAACTGATGTTTCAGAACCTACCATATCAGTTTTCTTGTTCACCAAATCCGCGATGAGACCATTCCATTTGCCGTTATGCAAAGTCCCCCAACGACCATCTTCGACTCGCACTAGTTCGTACGTGAAACCTAGCTGTTCCGCCAGCTGCTGCAGCAAGTCTATACAGAAACCACTGCAGCACTGATACAGTGAGCTGTTACCGTGAGCGGTCCCCGCTTCCAATCTAGCAATAGAAATGATTTGTTTAAATCTATAAGTTACTTTGCTcaataatattgaattttaattcaaccTTCTCCAGGGGCCACATTTAAAATCTAGTGTTTAAAATgagtttttcttcttctttggaAATTGCTGACAACGGGAAATTTGATTGTATTGGTGAAGTACCAATACAATcaaattttctgtattaatGGGTAATGGCGACACCAGACgagaattttcaattaaaaatttcacgAATCTGTGAACTTTAtcccgtacatatttatttttcatggtAAGTAACTAACGTTAATTAAGTATTCAACTTTTACGAGTAAATTGCGTTATAACCTTTGCACCACCCGTCAGGGTCCTTACTTGTCCCTAATTTTGTAATGGCGATCAcaatagaaaaatgttttacacATGAGATAGAAGTTGTCATAGGTAGGTGTATTCAGTAGCGAATCAATATACACGTAAGTAGGTTCTCATAAACGAACAAAAATGATATCTACCCTAAAACATCTACTTCTGGTGCCACGCGGCATATGACACCTCTGTCTAGCGAGCACCGCCCGCTCACAGGATCCGGCGGCGCCAGGTTGATGTAAGGTGATTCCTCTAGGAACGTGATACGCATGTGAAACTTCTCGGGAACCCCTTGGGGGGGCGTGTGTAAGCCACCCGGCCATACTATGTCTTTGATCACTAGACGCTCTTTGGGATATGAATTCCAAGATCCAATTTCCTCCCATACCAACTgtaaaaaggttttattatCGAactcaatatttataaatgtaatacaCTTGTCTAGAGTTTCAAAGAAGATATTAAGTTTGAGGCCTtttgaaaactaaaaaatgtctaaaaatctattttaagaATGTTGGTCTGtctaaaactttttaaataattgaaggTCTAAATTGAACTTATAAATTGGTATATCTAAAGTTAAACTGTTTGGATTGctaatacttaataaataacattttataagttctcggacaaaacttatgataaagtacctatacctaattaggaaaaagaataccTGTTCTCCAATCGCAGGCCTTAGGTTCATAATCTTGAGTTCTGCCGCTCGCAACTCCCCATCGGGGGTGAACTCAATGTTTGGCCTTCCAGCTTCCCCGTCCACGCTCACATTCCTCAGATGGCGGTAAAACCTCTCCCCAGTAGACCATCGCGCCTCGCTTGCAGAAGCTCCACTACACGACAGACGAGTTCCCAGGGGATGTCTGATGTTCTCCGGATCCGATATGTACGACTCTACTCCATAAGCGAACACTTTCACAGCGGTGGCTATCTCAGCTAGCAAA
The window above is part of the Amyelois transitella isolate CPQ chromosome 11, ilAmyTran1.1, whole genome shotgun sequence genome. Proteins encoded here:
- the LOC106135125 gene encoding glutamate receptor ionotropic, NMDA 2B; amino-acid sequence: MQAHTALMALAALGALATAAAERGSGIKVGGGAPGAGGRDGARGGGVRIGGDGLRRPRTSPAPPPPRAPSVITAALVVPHKAFGTRDYIKAEKAALQKLPRKLKLFSQVRLNNTLSTQGLTPSPMSILDSLCKEFLAVNVSAILYLMNHEQYGRSTASAQYFLQLAGYLGIPVIAWNADNSGLEKRASHASLRLQLAPSIEHQTAAMLSILERYKWHQFSVVTSAIAGHDDFIQAVRERVTALQDRFKFTILNAVVVKRPSDLSELVTSEARVMLLYATREEAAEILSAAGDLHLTGENFVWIVTQSVLGSMQQLNKFPVGMLGVHFDTSSTSLLAEIATAVKVFAYGVESYISDPENIRHPLGTRLSCSGASASEARWSTGERFYRHLRNVSVDGEAGRPNIEFTPDGELRAAELKIMNLRPAIGEQLVWEEIGSWNSYPKERLVIKDIVWPGGLHTPPQGVPEKFHMRITFLEESPYINLAPPDPVSGRCSLDRGVICRVAPEVDVLGLEAGTAHGNSSLYQCCSGFCIDLLQQLAEQLGFTYELVRVEDGRWGTLHNGKWNGLIADLVNKKTDMVLTSLIINSDREAVVDFSVPFMETGIAIVVAKRTGIISPTAFLEPFDTASWMLVGAVAIQAATFSIFFFEWLSPSGFDCSTGHNSKRVPQNRFSLCRTYWIVWAVLFQASVHVDSPRGFTARFMTNMWAMFAVVFLAIYTANLAAFMITREEFHELSGLNDPRIAMPQSQRPGLKFGTVPWSHTDATLAKYFKNAQAYRAQYNRSTINLGVASVLTGELDAFIYDGTVLDYLVSQDEDCRLVTVGSWYGMSGYGLAFTRNSKYLSMFNKRLLDLRSNGDLERLRRYWMTGTCKPNKQEHKSSDPLALEQFLSAFLLLMAGILLAALLLLLEHVYFKYMRSHLAASSAGNCCALVSLSMGQSLSFHGAVVEAAARGFGSGSRGHCRSAACAAQVWRARHERDAAMARARQLAAALAAHGLQPPPRRLASAAALLAGGDGPDRSHDATRPRTLHAPADLLPDLDRPLSCGDLRSRERTRVEMETVL